From Streptomyces sp. TLI_235, a single genomic window includes:
- a CDS encoding AhpD family alkylhydroperoxidase, producing MQARMQNPAVVIPEAMPAVLGVLKAAKKGGVPESTLDLVHLRASQINGCSYCVVGGTIAARKAGESDERLHAVAAWREAPYFTEAERAALALTEAATRLADRTDAVPDEIWDAAAASTTSGSWPR from the coding sequence ATGCAGGCACGGATGCAGAACCCGGCCGTGGTCATCCCCGAGGCCATGCCGGCCGTCCTGGGCGTCCTCAAGGCGGCGAAGAAGGGAGGCGTACCGGAGAGCACCCTGGACCTCGTCCACCTGCGGGCGAGCCAGATCAACGGCTGCAGCTACTGCGTGGTCGGCGGCACGATCGCGGCCCGCAAGGCCGGTGAGAGCGACGAACGGCTGCACGCGGTCGCCGCCTGGCGGGAGGCCCCCTACTTCACCGAGGCCGAACGGGCCGCCCTCGCCCTCACCGAGGCGGCCACCCGCCTAGCCGACCGCACCGACGCCGTCCCGGACGAGATCTGGGACGCGGCCGCCGCCTCTACGACGAGCGGCAGCTGGCCTCGCTGA
- a CDS encoding carbohydrate ABC transporter substrate-binding protein (CUT1 family) gives MPGTRRRTPRSPAAAGSGHRPPTAPESRDAPRHRRRRMLRAVAALGCAALALTACSSGPAAAPQAESPFGETVTLKVGTFGSFGYREAGLYAEYMAKHPEIVITEAATQDSEAYWTELTAGLAGQGTKPLSDIQAVEVGYISEATGPLADGFVDLRTAPGVRASTWLPWKSAQATTRSGALVGLGTDTGPMAVCYRKDLFQKAGLPSDREAVGRLWAGDWSKFVDVGRRYKAHAPARTTFTDSAGGLFNAVLSSEPEQYSDARGDLVYEESPGVKKAWDLSVSAARSGLTSGLKQFGPEWNEALYLSGFATIVCPSWMTGVISKYAGDRGEGLWDIAPAPAAGNWGGAFLAVPKAGKHQKEAAALAAWLTAPEQQAKVFAATGNLPSATAALESQTVQNATNPYFNNAPTGRIYASAARTILPAPIGRMDGTVKAAITDVALVDIARNGADPRKAWNSVVKQIGEKTGG, from the coding sequence ATGCCAGGGACCAGACGCCGCACACCCCGCTCCCCCGCCGCGGCCGGATCCGGACACCGGCCGCCGACCGCGCCCGAGAGCCGGGACGCGCCCCGCCACCGCCGCCGCCGAATGCTCAGGGCCGTCGCCGCGCTGGGCTGTGCGGCGCTCGCCCTGACCGCCTGCAGCAGCGGCCCCGCCGCCGCGCCGCAGGCCGAGTCGCCGTTCGGCGAGACGGTCACCCTGAAGGTGGGGACCTTCGGCTCGTTCGGGTACCGGGAGGCCGGGCTGTACGCGGAGTACATGGCGAAGCACCCGGAGATCGTGATCACCGAGGCGGCCACCCAGGACAGCGAGGCGTACTGGACGGAGCTCACCGCGGGGCTCGCCGGGCAGGGCACCAAGCCGCTGTCCGACATCCAGGCCGTGGAGGTCGGCTACATCTCCGAGGCCACCGGGCCGCTCGCGGACGGCTTCGTCGACCTGCGCACGGCCCCCGGCGTCAGGGCCTCGACCTGGCTGCCGTGGAAGTCCGCCCAGGCCACCACGCGCTCGGGCGCGCTGGTCGGACTCGGCACCGACACCGGGCCGATGGCCGTCTGCTACCGCAAGGACCTGTTCCAGAAGGCCGGACTCCCGTCCGACCGCGAGGCGGTCGGCAGACTGTGGGCGGGCGACTGGTCGAAGTTCGTGGACGTCGGCCGCCGCTACAAGGCGCACGCACCGGCGAGGACGACCTTCACCGACTCGGCGGGCGGCCTGTTCAACGCCGTGCTGTCCAGCGAGCCCGAGCAGTACTCCGACGCCCGCGGCGATCTCGTCTACGAGGAAAGCCCCGGCGTGAAGAAGGCCTGGGACCTCTCCGTGTCCGCCGCCCGCTCGGGACTCACCAGCGGCCTCAAGCAGTTCGGTCCGGAGTGGAACGAGGCGCTGTACCTCTCCGGCTTCGCGACGATCGTCTGCCCGTCCTGGATGACCGGTGTGATCAGCAAGTACGCGGGCGACCGCGGCGAGGGCCTGTGGGACATCGCGCCCGCACCGGCCGCCGGCAACTGGGGCGGCGCCTTCCTCGCCGTGCCGAAGGCCGGCAAGCACCAGAAGGAGGCCGCCGCGCTGGCCGCCTGGCTCACCGCCCCCGAACAGCAGGCGAAGGTGTTCGCCGCGACCGGCAACCTGCCCTCGGCCACCGCCGCGCTGGAGTCGCAGACCGTCCAGAACGCCACCAACCCCTACTTCAACAACGCCCCCACCGGCCGGATCTACGCGAGCGCCGCCCGCACGATCCTGCCCGCCCCGATCGGGCGGATGGACGGCACGGTCAAGGCCGCCATCACCGACGTCGCCCTGGTGGACATCGCACGGAACGGCGCCGACCCCAGGAAGGCCTGGAACAGCGTCGTGAAGCAGATCGGCGAGAAGACCGGCGGCTGA
- a CDS encoding polyketide cyclase/dehydrase/lipid transport protein, which yields MSTLEEQIEIGAPAEAAWEQLHRIADYPRFVEGVLHASARGSHRAHLDVEVDGGHREFDAFFTDRGHNRVMTWETVDEPRLRGTFALRALDEHRTQVQVRIEYEPAAVEELFGGPPHGFAQATAIERTVRADLEQLRDLVEHRTS from the coding sequence ATGAGCACCCTGGAGGAGCAGATCGAGATCGGCGCCCCGGCCGAGGCGGCCTGGGAGCAGCTGCACCGGATCGCCGACTACCCCCGCTTCGTCGAGGGCGTGCTGCACGCCTCCGCCCGTGGAAGTCACCGTGCCCACCTGGACGTGGAGGTGGACGGCGGCCACCGGGAGTTCGACGCCTTCTTCACCGACCGCGGCCACAACCGGGTGATGACCTGGGAGACGGTGGACGAGCCGCGTCTGCGCGGCACGTTCGCGCTGCGCGCGCTGGACGAGCACCGTACCCAGGTGCAGGTGCGGATCGAGTACGAGCCGGCCGCGGTGGAGGAGCTGTTCGGCGGTCCGCCGCACGGTTTCGCGCAGGCGACCGCGATCGAGCGCACGGTGCGGGCGGATCTGGAGCAGCTGCGCGACCTGGTGGAGCACCGGACCTCCTGA
- a CDS encoding peptidase M1-like protein, with protein MRTRMIVSLVAAATLLLADPASAAAAAAGAPGVGDAYYPTYGNGGYDVSHYDIRLKYQPATDRLEGTTTILATATQDLSRFDLDFALDVSEVLVDGRPAKFAATGEQELEVTPAAPLAKGQRTTVVVRYAGTPSAVSRYGFTAWLRTPDGGVAAGEPEAAWWWFPSNDHPSDKATFDVSVLVPDGTQVISNGDLVSQSSKIGWTRWNWRQTRPQATYLATLAVGRFDITRSTSPGGIPVLNAYSRDLGDNDGAARASVERTGELADWLAERFGPYPFGSVGGYVPNVRTGYALENQTRVFYSPRQFARGSNTSVVVHELAHQWFGDTVSVRRWSEIWLNEGFATYAQWLWSEHENEGTAQELADWVWSSHPADDPFWTVKPGDPGPDHQFDAAVYDRGALALQALRTEVGDDAFFRILKGWPAEYRYGSATIADFRQYAERVSGRPLGELLQTWLYTPARPARGAVPSTAASAARPSAAPREPRSWARIHAAQEH; from the coding sequence GTGCGCACGAGGATGATCGTCTCCCTGGTGGCCGCCGCCACCCTGCTGCTCGCCGATCCGGCGTCGGCGGCCGCGGCGGCCGCCGGCGCCCCGGGCGTCGGCGACGCCTACTACCCGACCTACGGCAACGGCGGCTACGACGTCTCGCACTACGACATCCGGCTGAAGTACCAGCCCGCCACCGACCGGCTGGAGGGCACCACCACGATCCTGGCCACCGCCACCCAGGACCTCTCGCGCTTCGACCTCGACTTCGCGCTCGACGTGAGCGAGGTGCTGGTGGACGGCCGGCCCGCGAAGTTCGCCGCGACCGGCGAGCAGGAACTGGAGGTCACCCCGGCGGCGCCGCTGGCCAAGGGGCAGCGCACCACCGTGGTGGTCCGCTACGCGGGCACCCCGTCCGCGGTCTCCCGCTACGGCTTCACCGCGTGGCTGCGCACCCCCGACGGCGGGGTGGCGGCGGGCGAACCGGAGGCCGCCTGGTGGTGGTTCCCGAGCAACGACCACCCGTCGGACAAGGCCACCTTCGACGTGTCGGTGCTCGTCCCGGACGGCACCCAGGTGATCAGCAACGGCGACCTGGTCTCGCAGAGCTCGAAGATCGGCTGGACCCGCTGGAACTGGCGGCAGACCCGGCCGCAGGCCACCTACCTGGCCACCCTGGCGGTCGGCCGCTTCGACATCACCCGGTCCACCAGCCCGGGCGGCATCCCGGTGCTGAACGCCTACAGCCGCGACCTCGGCGACAACGACGGCGCGGCCCGCGCCAGCGTGGAGCGCACCGGCGAGCTCGCCGACTGGCTGGCCGAGCGGTTCGGCCCCTACCCGTTCGGCTCGGTCGGCGGCTACGTGCCGAACGTGCGGACGGGGTACGCGCTGGAGAACCAGACCCGGGTGTTCTACAGCCCCCGGCAGTTCGCCCGCGGCTCCAACACCTCGGTGGTGGTGCACGAGCTGGCCCACCAGTGGTTCGGCGACACGGTGTCGGTGCGCCGGTGGAGCGAGATCTGGCTGAACGAGGGCTTCGCCACCTACGCGCAGTGGCTGTGGTCCGAGCACGAGAACGAGGGCACCGCGCAGGAGCTCGCGGACTGGGTCTGGTCGTCGCATCCGGCCGACGACCCGTTCTGGACGGTGAAGCCCGGCGACCCCGGCCCCGACCACCAGTTCGACGCGGCCGTGTACGACCGCGGCGCGCTCGCCCTGCAGGCGCTACGCACCGAGGTCGGCGACGACGCCTTCTTCCGCATCCTGAAGGGCTGGCCGGCCGAGTACCGGTACGGCAGCGCGACGATCGCCGACTTCCGGCAGTACGCCGAGCGGGTCTCCGGCCGGCCGCTCGGCGAGCTGCTGCAGACCTGGCTCTACACCCCGGCCAGGCCGGCCCGCGGCGCGGTGCCTTCCACCGCGGCGTCCGCGGCCCGGCCGTCGGCGGCTCCGCGGGAGCCGCGCTCCTGGGCGAGGATCCACGCCGCGCAGGAGCACTGA
- a CDS encoding phosphatidylserine/phosphatidylglycerophosphate/cardiolipin synthase-like enzyme has translation MPDRRPRRNGRVTRPLLVLAAVLGVLPAAAPAYAAPPATPHLDAVEQTLREVSPGLDGTVWQRSDGNRFDGVLQTPGCWGDPACGTRTGSEQLLARTTAAVAAATRTVDVSSLAPFPNGGFEDALVAGLKQATADGRHLTVRILVGAAPVYHLNVRPAAYRDELISRLGPAAANVTLTVASATTSRTGLSWNHSKILVVDGATAIVGGINGWKDDYLDTAHPVTDADVEITGPAAGTAARYLDTLWSWTCDNTGGLSQNVWFAASAGAGCLRTLDTPAAPQAGGVPVIAVGGLGVGVRTADPASGYRPQLPGASATRCGIGLPDHTNNDRDYETVNPEENALRALVASATDHVEISQQDLNATCPPLPRYDQRLYDVLAAKLAAGVKVRIVVSDPANRGAVGSGGYSQIKSLAEISDVLKDRLVKLTGDQAKGRAALCGNLQLASFRAAPTATWADGHPYALHHKVVSVDGQAFYTGSKNLYPAWLQDFGYIVEDRAAAGRLDAEVLAPQWQYSQTAATVDWARGTCTA, from the coding sequence GTGCCCGACCGCCGACCGCGCCGCAACGGCCGCGTCACCCGCCCCCTGCTCGTCCTCGCCGCCGTCCTCGGCGTGCTCCCCGCCGCCGCACCGGCCTATGCCGCACCGCCCGCGACCCCGCACCTCGACGCCGTCGAGCAGACCCTGCGCGAGGTCTCGCCGGGCCTGGACGGCACGGTCTGGCAGCGCAGCGACGGCAACCGCTTCGACGGCGTGCTGCAGACGCCCGGCTGCTGGGGCGACCCGGCCTGCGGCACCCGCACCGGCAGCGAGCAGCTGCTCGCCCGCACCACCGCCGCCGTCGCCGCCGCCACCCGCACGGTCGACGTCTCCTCGCTGGCGCCCTTCCCGAACGGCGGCTTCGAGGACGCCCTGGTCGCCGGCCTCAAGCAGGCCACCGCCGACGGACGGCACCTCACCGTGCGCATCCTGGTCGGAGCGGCCCCCGTCTACCACCTGAACGTGCGGCCCGCGGCCTACCGCGACGAGCTGATCTCGAGGCTCGGCCCGGCCGCCGCGAACGTCACCCTCACCGTCGCCTCCGCCACCACCTCCCGCACCGGGCTCTCCTGGAACCACTCCAAGATCCTGGTCGTGGACGGCGCCACCGCGATCGTCGGCGGCATCAACGGGTGGAAGGACGACTACCTGGACACCGCCCACCCGGTCACCGACGCCGACGTCGAGATCACCGGGCCGGCGGCCGGCACCGCCGCCCGCTACCTCGACACCCTCTGGTCCTGGACCTGCGACAACACCGGCGGCCTCAGCCAGAACGTCTGGTTCGCCGCCTCCGCCGGAGCCGGCTGCCTGCGCACCCTGGACACCCCCGCCGCCCCGCAGGCCGGCGGCGTCCCGGTGATCGCCGTCGGCGGCCTCGGCGTCGGGGTGCGCACCGCCGACCCGGCGTCCGGCTACCGTCCGCAGCTGCCGGGGGCCTCCGCCACCCGGTGCGGCATCGGCCTGCCCGACCACACCAACAACGACCGCGACTACGAGACGGTCAACCCCGAGGAGAACGCGCTGCGCGCCCTGGTCGCCAGCGCCACCGACCACGTCGAGATCTCCCAGCAGGACCTCAACGCCACCTGCCCGCCGCTGCCCCGCTACGACCAGCGGCTGTACGACGTACTGGCCGCCAAGCTGGCCGCCGGCGTCAAGGTGCGGATCGTGGTCAGCGACCCGGCCAACCGCGGCGCGGTCGGCAGCGGCGGCTACTCGCAGATCAAGTCCCTCGCCGAGATCAGCGACGTGCTGAAGGACCGCCTGGTGAAGCTGACGGGTGACCAGGCCAAGGGGCGCGCCGCGCTCTGCGGCAACCTGCAGCTCGCCTCCTTCCGCGCGGCGCCGACCGCCACCTGGGCCGACGGCCACCCGTACGCGCTGCACCACAAGGTGGTCTCGGTGGACGGCCAGGCCTTCTACACCGGGTCGAAGAACCTCTACCCGGCCTGGCTGCAGGACTTCGGCTACATCGTCGAGGACCGGGCCGCCGCCGGCCGGCTGGACGCCGAGGTGCTCGCCCCGCAGTGGCAGTACTCGCAGACCGCCGCGACCGTCGACTGGGCGCGCGGGACCTGCACCGCCTGA
- a CDS encoding DHA1 family bicyclomycin/chloramphenicol resistance-like MFS transporter, which produces MTPASARPAAPAAPLTLPPTGRGRRLRLIVVLGALSAFAPLSLDMYLPAFPALAGDLGVRDADVQLTLTACMVGLALGQLVAGPLSDRRGRRGPLLVGLAGYIAASAVCAVAPNAEILTGARLLQGLAGAAGIVISRAVVRDLYDGTEAARFFSLLMLVNGLAPILAPVLGSQLLRLADWRAVFAVLAAIGAVLLAAAVLALPESLPAERRSGGGLARTVNSFGGLLADRRFMGHALSAGAAFAAMFAYISGSSFVLQQVYGLSAQQFALVFGGNALGLVLLGQLNARLLRRRAPGAMLRAGLAVSAAGGAGLLVAVAAGLGLWAVCGSLLLVVAAMGLIMPNSTALALSGQRNAGTASALLGLLQFALGGLAAPLVGLGGSGSALPMAVVIAAFAAVAVLVHACWLPRRTAPAPAPAAG; this is translated from the coding sequence ATGACCCCCGCATCCGCCCGGCCGGCCGCCCCGGCCGCCCCGCTCACCCTCCCGCCGACCGGCCGCGGGCGGCGCCTGCGGCTGATCGTCGTCCTCGGCGCGCTCTCCGCCTTCGCGCCGCTCTCCCTCGACATGTACCTCCCGGCCTTCCCCGCCCTGGCCGGCGACCTGGGCGTGCGGGACGCCGACGTGCAGCTCACCCTGACCGCCTGCATGGTCGGGCTCGCCCTCGGCCAGCTGGTGGCCGGGCCGCTCAGCGACCGCCGGGGCCGCCGCGGCCCGCTGCTGGTCGGCCTGGCCGGCTACATCGCCGCCTCCGCGGTCTGCGCCGTGGCCCCGAACGCCGAGATCCTCACCGGCGCCCGGCTGCTGCAGGGCCTGGCCGGCGCCGCGGGCATCGTGATCAGCCGGGCGGTCGTCCGCGACCTCTACGACGGCACCGAGGCGGCCCGCTTCTTCTCGCTGCTGATGCTGGTGAACGGACTCGCGCCGATCCTCGCCCCGGTCCTCGGCAGCCAGCTCCTCCGCCTCGCCGACTGGCGCGCGGTCTTCGCGGTGCTCGCCGCCATCGGCGCCGTCCTGCTCGCGGCCGCGGTGCTCGCCCTGCCCGAGTCGCTGCCCGCGGAGCGCCGCAGCGGCGGCGGCCTGGCCCGGACGGTGAACAGCTTCGGCGGGCTGCTCGCCGACCGCCGTTTCATGGGCCACGCGCTGTCGGCGGGCGCCGCCTTCGCCGCGATGTTCGCCTACATATCCGGCTCCTCGTTCGTGCTGCAGCAGGTGTACGGGCTGAGCGCCCAGCAGTTCGCCCTGGTGTTCGGCGGCAACGCGCTGGGCCTGGTGCTGCTGGGCCAGCTGAACGCGCGACTGCTGCGCCGCCGGGCGCCCGGGGCGATGCTGCGCGCGGGCCTGGCGGTCTCGGCGGCGGGCGGCGCCGGCCTGCTGGTGGCGGTGGCGGCGGGGCTCGGGCTGTGGGCGGTGTGCGGCTCGCTCCTCCTGGTGGTGGCGGCCATGGGGTTGATCATGCCGAACTCCACCGCGCTGGCACTCTCCGGGCAGCGCAACGCGGGCACCGCCTCGGCCCTGCTGGGCCTGTTGCAGTTCGCGCTGGGCGGCCTGGCGGCGCCGCTGGTGGGCCTCGGCGGCTCCGGCTCCGCCCTCCCGATGGCCGTGGTGATCGCCGCCTTCGCGGCCGTGGCCGTCCTGGTGCACGCCTGCTGGCTCCCCCGCCGAACGGCCCCCGCACCCGCCCCGGCCGCCGGCTGA
- a CDS encoding DNA-binding MarR family transcriptional regulator, translating to MEIAPAAGGEAPGAPSAAEGFAAAAERPAVHELGLLLRAAARLDRAMDAGMRAECGLSHTMFEVLLMLARVRGEGIPQRELAEGLTLTSGGTTRLIDRMEQAGLVRRTPSAEDRRITLVEATAQGAEAFGRAAEVHARIVDRLFLAPVTEGDRPHLLTALRAIVENPEA from the coding sequence ATGGAGATCGCACCGGCGGCGGGCGGCGAAGCACCCGGCGCCCCTTCCGCGGCCGAGGGATTCGCCGCGGCGGCCGAGCGCCCGGCCGTCCACGAGCTCGGCCTGCTGCTGCGCGCCGCCGCCCGCCTCGACCGGGCCATGGACGCCGGGATGCGGGCCGAGTGCGGCCTCAGCCACACCATGTTCGAGGTGCTGCTGATGCTCGCCCGGGTCCGTGGCGAGGGCATCCCGCAGCGGGAGCTCGCCGAGGGGCTCACCCTGACCAGCGGCGGCACCACCCGGCTGATCGACCGGATGGAGCAGGCCGGCCTCGTCCGGCGCACCCCCTCCGCCGAGGACCGCCGGATCACCCTGGTGGAGGCCACCGCGCAGGGGGCCGAGGCGTTCGGGCGGGCCGCCGAGGTGCACGCCCGGATCGTCGACCGGCTCTTCCTCGCGCCGGTGACCGAGGGGGACCGCCCCCACCTGCTGACGGCGCTGCGCGCGATCGTGGAGAACCCGGAAGCCTGA
- a CDS encoding tetratricopeptide repeat protein codes for MFHEYLAGETAEQWRWAGLYFDAKEYTEAAKLLAPVVEQHPEQVGPRLLLARAYFHSAQLRRAEEQLREVVARDPVEQYAHLMLGRTLERQGRAAEAARWLRLAAALEGPATQGPAAGGAAAEGAAAEG; via the coding sequence GTGTTCCACGAGTACCTGGCGGGCGAGACCGCCGAGCAGTGGCGCTGGGCCGGACTGTACTTCGACGCGAAGGAGTACACGGAGGCGGCGAAGCTGCTGGCGCCGGTGGTCGAGCAGCACCCGGAGCAGGTCGGCCCGCGCCTGCTGCTGGCCCGCGCCTACTTCCACTCCGCCCAGCTGCGGCGGGCCGAGGAGCAGCTGCGCGAGGTGGTGGCGCGCGACCCGGTCGAGCAGTACGCGCACCTGATGCTGGGGCGGACGCTGGAGCGCCAGGGCCGGGCGGCGGAGGCGGCGCGCTGGCTGCGGCTGGCGGCGGCGCTGGAGGGTCCGGCGACACAGGGTCCGGCGGCGGGGGGTGCCGCGGCGGAGGGTGCCGCGGCGGAGGGGTAA
- a CDS encoding integral membrane sensor protein, producing MRSVAGQVFILQVVIVLLLVVAAGIELVLQSRRDISREAANRSLAVAQAFANSPGIIDALSTSNPTVILQPRAEAARVTSGVDFIVVMNTEGIRYTHPMPDRIGKKFVGTIAPALAGKTVIESVNGTIGPLVQATVPVEEPDGTVVGIVSAGVRKAKIADTADQQLPLLLATAAGALALATAGTALVGRRLRRQTRGLGPAEMTRMYEHHDAVLHAVREGVLILDGSGTILLANDEARRLLPLPADAEGRQVTALALDRPIGDLLTSGESATDRVVSAGDRLLAVNIRSTDTNGGPPGRVVTLRDSTELQALSGRAELAGRRLKLLYDASGNIGTTLDVARTAQELADAAVPVFADFVTVDLAEPVLRGEEPTGTPAVMLRTGHSGVRPDSPFIPVGEPVPLVPDTPRARAMASGDAVLEPDLTAAFEAWQQYHPDRATGVQNYGVHSLLTVPLQARGVVLGMASFWRSERPDPFDEDDRSVAEELVARAGLCIDNARRYTREHAMAVTLQHSLLPGGLPDQSALDLAYRYLPAQAGVGGDWFDVIPLSGARVAMVVGDVVGHGLHAAATMGRLRTAVHTFSALDLPPDELLGHLDDLVNRIDQDSSLDGDAPITGATCLYAIYDPVALRCTMARAGHLLPAVVHPDGSVEFPELPAGAPLGLVGLPFEAVDIDIPEGSHVVLYTDGLVEDRSRDIDEGLEALRATLAAHPGLSPEKTCDNVLEAMLPASPKDDIALLVARTRALPAENVDTWDVPADPSAVSGVRGEVSRRLEEWGLEDLAFTTELILSELVTNAIRYGGGPIRVRLLRDRTLICEVSDSSSTSPHLKYAASTDEGGRGLFLVAQFAERWGTRYTDSGKVIWAEQLLP from the coding sequence ATGCGCTCCGTCGCAGGCCAGGTGTTCATCCTCCAGGTGGTCATCGTCCTGCTGCTGGTGGTCGCCGCGGGCATCGAACTCGTGCTGCAGTCCCGGCGCGACATCTCCCGCGAGGCCGCCAACCGCTCGCTGGCCGTCGCCCAGGCCTTCGCCAACTCGCCCGGCATCATCGACGCCCTCAGCACCTCGAACCCCACCGTGATCCTCCAACCGCGGGCCGAGGCCGCCCGGGTCACCTCCGGCGTGGACTTCATCGTCGTGATGAACACCGAAGGCATCCGCTACACCCACCCCATGCCCGACCGGATCGGCAAGAAGTTCGTCGGCACCATCGCCCCCGCCCTCGCCGGAAAGACCGTCATCGAGAGCGTCAACGGCACCATCGGACCCCTCGTCCAGGCCACCGTCCCCGTCGAGGAACCCGACGGCACCGTGGTCGGCATCGTCTCGGCCGGCGTCCGCAAGGCCAAGATCGCCGACACCGCCGACCAGCAGCTGCCACTGCTCCTCGCCACCGCCGCCGGCGCCCTCGCCCTCGCCACCGCAGGCACCGCCCTGGTCGGCCGCCGCCTGCGCCGGCAGACCCGCGGCCTCGGCCCCGCCGAGATGACCCGCATGTACGAGCACCACGACGCCGTGCTGCACGCCGTCCGCGAGGGCGTCCTCATCCTCGACGGCTCCGGGACGATCCTGCTCGCCAACGACGAGGCCCGCCGCCTGCTTCCGCTCCCCGCCGACGCCGAGGGCCGCCAGGTCACCGCCCTCGCCCTCGACCGCCCCATCGGCGACCTGCTCACCTCCGGCGAGAGCGCCACCGACCGGGTGGTCAGCGCAGGCGACCGGCTGCTCGCCGTCAACATCCGCTCCACCGACACCAACGGCGGCCCACCCGGCCGGGTCGTCACCCTCCGCGACTCCACCGAGCTGCAGGCCCTCTCCGGCCGCGCCGAACTCGCCGGACGCCGCCTCAAACTGCTCTACGACGCCAGCGGCAACATCGGCACCACCCTCGACGTCGCCCGCACCGCCCAGGAACTCGCCGACGCCGCCGTCCCCGTCTTCGCCGACTTCGTCACCGTCGACCTCGCCGAGCCCGTCCTGCGCGGCGAGGAACCCACCGGCACACCCGCCGTGATGCTCCGCACCGGCCACAGCGGCGTCCGCCCCGACTCCCCGTTCATCCCCGTCGGCGAACCCGTCCCGCTCGTCCCCGACACCCCCCGCGCCCGCGCCATGGCCTCCGGTGACGCCGTGCTCGAACCCGACCTCACCGCCGCCTTCGAAGCCTGGCAGCAGTACCACCCCGACCGCGCCACCGGCGTACAGAACTACGGCGTGCACTCCCTGCTCACGGTGCCCCTCCAGGCCCGCGGCGTCGTCCTCGGCATGGCCAGCTTCTGGCGCTCCGAACGCCCCGACCCCTTCGACGAAGACGACCGCTCCGTCGCCGAGGAACTCGTCGCCCGGGCCGGCCTGTGCATCGACAACGCCCGCCGCTACACCCGCGAACACGCCATGGCCGTCACCCTGCAGCACAGCCTGCTGCCCGGCGGCCTGCCCGACCAGAGCGCCCTCGACCTCGCCTACCGCTACCTGCCCGCCCAGGCCGGCGTCGGCGGCGACTGGTTCGACGTCATCCCGCTCTCCGGCGCCCGCGTCGCCATGGTCGTCGGCGACGTCGTCGGCCACGGCCTGCACGCCGCCGCCACCATGGGCCGACTGCGCACCGCCGTCCACACCTTCAGCGCCCTCGACCTGCCCCCCGACGAACTCCTCGGCCACCTCGACGACCTCGTCAACCGGATCGACCAGGACTCCTCCCTCGACGGCGACGCCCCGATCACCGGCGCCACCTGCCTCTACGCCATCTACGACCCGGTCGCGCTGCGCTGCACCATGGCCCGGGCCGGCCACCTGCTGCCCGCCGTCGTCCACCCCGACGGCAGCGTCGAATTCCCCGAACTCCCCGCCGGCGCCCCCCTCGGCCTGGTCGGCCTGCCCTTCGAGGCCGTCGACATCGACATCCCCGAGGGCAGCCACGTCGTCCTCTACACCGACGGCCTGGTCGAGGACCGCTCACGCGACATCGACGAGGGCCTGGAGGCACTGCGCGCCACCCTCGCCGCCCACCCCGGCCTCTCGCCCGAGAAGACCTGCGACAACGTGCTGGAGGCCATGCTCCCGGCCAGCCCCAAGGACGACATCGCCCTGCTCGTCGCCCGCACCCGCGCCCTGCCCGCCGAGAACGTCGACACGTGGGACGTCCCCGCCGACCCCAGCGCCGTCTCCGGCGTCCGTGGCGAGGTCAGCCGCCGGCTGGAGGAGTGGGGCCTGGAGGACCTCGCCTTCACCACCGAACTCATCCTCAGCGAACTCGTCACCAACGCCATCCGCTACGGCGGCGGCCCGATCCGGGTCCGGCTGCTCCGCGACCGCACCCTGATCTGCGAGGTCTCCGACAGCAGCAGCACCTCGCCGCACCTCAAGTACGCCGCCAGCACCGACGAGGGCGGCCGCGGCCTCTTCCTGGTCGCCCAGTTCGCCGAACGCTGGGGCACCCGCTACACCGACTCCGGCAAGGTCATCTGGGCCGAGCAACTGCTGCCCTGA